The sequence CCGCGAGTGCTACCACTGCAACGCGTCGCACCCGGAACTGCTGAAAACCCTGCTGGAATGGGACGACGTCACCGACCCGCGCGCCGATCAAGCGTTCAAGGATCACGTTGCTGCGTCCGCCGCTGCCTGGGAAGCCGAGAAGATTCCTTACGCCCACGCCAGTTTCGGCCTGCGTAACCGCATCGTGCGCATGCCGCTGCTCAAAGGCACCGTGTCGATGACCCTCGACGGCAAACAGGGCTGCGCGAAACTGATGGGGCGGATCAAGAACCCGGACCTCGGCTCGATGCGCATCCTGCACCTGCCGCACTCGTGGAACCACTGCATGGGCGACCACATCATCGTCTTCACCGTGTGGCCGATCAGCGCCCAGGAAACCATGGTCACCACCAAGTGGATCGTGCACAAGGATGCGGTTGAGGGCGTCGATTACGATGTTGATCGCATGCGTCAGGTGTGGGATGCGACCAACGATCAGGATCGCCGACTGGCGGAAGAGAACCAGCGCGGGATCAACTCGACGGCGTATCAGCCTGGGCCTTACTCGAAGACCTACGAGTTCGGCGTGGTCAACTTCGTTGATTGGTACAGCGAGCGTCTGCTGAACAACCTTGGCGCCGAGCCTGCGCCTTACCTCAAAGGCGTCCCGGTTCAGGGCTAAAAGCAAAAGCTTCGCGAGCAGGCTCGCTCCCACAGGTGGAATGCATTCCAAATGTGGGAGCGAGCCTGCTCGCGAAGGCGTCATGAAAGTCATTACATCTCTGAAACGGATTGCACAATTTCTGATCAACCACCCCACACACCATACCCACCAAGCCCCCCAGCCTTCCGCAAACAAGTTATCCACATAGCCACCCACAGCAAATGGGGACAACTGTGGATGACTCAAAAAATATCTCACTGATTTGCAAAGAAAAACCGTGACTTATCCAGAAGCACGGTTTTCGAAAGGCAATGATCGTTTTTTGATCAACAGGCTGAAAGGTACACAGATCGTGGCCTTCAGCGGATGGCAAACACCTTATCCACAGAAGCGCCAACAGAGATCGGGGGTAACTTTGCATCTGCTGTGGAAAAGTGCTGAAGAATGCGAAAAATCGGGGGTTTCGGAAGATTCATCCGATTAAAAGTGCAAATTGATCAGTTATTGATCAAACCTTTGAAAGCCACGTTTTGCATGGCTGTCAGCGGACAGCGAACATCTTATCCACAGAAGCGCCAACAGAGATCGGGGGTAACTACGGAAGTTATCCCGACGAAAAATCCCGTAAAAACCGTAACTTAGGCTGGTTGTTTTTTGATCTGAAGCCTGCAGGCCACGGCCGGCGTGACGTGCAGTGATGGGCAAACACGTTATCCACAGACTGACCAACAGGGATTGTGAGTAAACACTCGTCAGTGGATAACCGGATTCAGGCGCGGTGCATCAGATAGGCCTCACCCGTCACCCGAATCATCGGATGCGGTACCACCTGACAGGTTTTGACGATGCCAAAGCCATGTCGCTCATAAAACCGCCGAGCGCCAGTATTGGCGGCGTAGTCGATCAGGCTCAGGCCTTTGAGCGTGAGTTGATCGGCGCGCGCCTGGGCATGTTGGAGGAACTGCACGCCCAATCCTTGATTACGCCAGCCTTCGTGCAGCGCCAGGCTGGAGATGTACAGCGTATCCGCCACCTCCATATCGGCGTAAGGCGCCAGCACTGGATCGGTGGGCGGTGTCGGGTCTGGGTCTTCGCGCATGACGTAGCTGTGCATCATCCCGACCACACAGCCTTCGGCCTCAGCGATCAGGCAGTTCTGCCAGGAAAAATCCACATCGTCGCGGGCATAGCGCCGCTCACCGACATCAAGCAACGTCTCGCCCGGCTCCGCCAACTGGCTCCAGATGTAATCCGAGGCGCCCTCCGAGGAGATCTGAAACAAACGCGCAATGTCGCGCGCATCCGTGCGCCGGGCAGGTCGAAACTCAACTGTCATTCACATTATTCCTGTGGGTAAGCCGCTGACCTGAAGGAAAGGGATTTGGGATGTCAGCGGACGACACCTTCTTCGATCAGCAGTTTGAGGATGGCTTCGGCGCCAGCCTGCGGGGTGACGCCTTTGAGCACTTGTCCACCGCCACCACTGGCTTTGGCGGTCGCGGCTTTCATGCGGTCGGCACCGCTTTTGGCTTTGATCACTTTCAGGCGTTTGGGCCTTGGTTTGGCCGGCTGCAGGGTGGCGACAGCCAAGAGCTCGTCGTCTACGACCTCGACGTCGTCAGCCTCCAGCACCCCGCGTCGCGCCGGGCCATAGGCACTCTGCCGAGGCTTCGGCGCAGCGTTATCCACAGTCGCGAGAAACGGCAGCTTCACCTTCAACCGCCGCCGCTGCCCACGCGGCAAGGCTTGCAGCACCAGCGCCGAACCGTCATTGATCGACTCGACCTGCGCCAGCCCCACCACCAACGGCCAGCCCAGTCCTTCGGCGAGCAAAAACGGCAACATCCCCGAACCTTCGCCGGTTTCCGCCTGGCTGCCGGTCAGCACCACTTGCGCACCGGCATCGCGCAAATACGCGGTCAACGCCGGCAGCGCATCGGCGCCAGCTGGTTGCTCCAGCACGTGCATCAGCTCAAGACCCATACCCAGATAGGCGCGCAACGCCGGCTCCGCAACGTCGCCGGCATGCAGCACTTGCAGGTTATCCCCAGCCAGTTGCAGGCCGAGTTCCACGGCTCGCGCGTCCTGGTCGGCGCGACGTGGCCTGCCGGAAGTCGGGTGGGCGCCGATTGAAACCAGACTGATAACTTTCGTGTTCATAGCGTTTCCTTAAGCCGCATCGCGCTTGGCTTCGTTGCGGTAAGCCGCCACCGCCTCGATCAACGCTTGAAGAATCTCTACGCTCTCGCCGATCACTGAGAGGTCGGCGCGCTTGATCATGTCGCAACCCGGGTCGAGGTTGATCGCCACCACCTTGTCGCAGGCGCCGATACCTTGCAGGTGCTGGATCGCGCCGGAGATACCCACAGCCACATAAACCCGTGCGGTGACCCAAGTGCCGGACGCGCCGACCTGGCGATCACGGGCCATGAAGCCATCATCCACTGCAACGCGGGAAGCGCCTTCGGTAGCGCCGAGTGCCGCCGCCGTTTCGTGGAACAGTGCCCAGTCCTTGACGCCGTTGCCGCCGGAGAAAATGAACTCCGCTTCGGCCATCGGAATCGCTGCCGGGTCGACCGCCACAGCGCCGAGATCTTCGATCCGCGACAGGCTGCGCGCGACACTTGTGGATAACTCCACCGGCAACGCTTCGTGACGGGTTTCACTGACCGGTTCAGCGCATTCGGCCGCCGCCAGAATCAACCGTGCGACGGGACGGGCAAGGTCTTGCAGCCCCGCGCCAGCGCGGCCGATGCATTCCTGATCCTTGACCTGCCAGACCCGTGTCGCCGGGCGCTCGCCCAATGCCGCCGCAAAGCGTCGACCGAGTTCACCGCCACCGCTGCGGCTGTCCGGCAGCAGCCAGTGACGCGGGTTGAACTGGTTATCCACAGCGCGCAAACCTTGCACCCGTTGCTCCGGTGCATAACCGCTGAATTCCTCGCCTTCGAGTACCAGCAAGCGATCGACGCCAGCGGTCGCGAAAGCGTTTTCCTTATGCTCGCCAAAGACCACCGCCAACACCGCGCCGTCCTGGCCGGCGAGTTGATGGGCGAGGCCAAACAAATCACGGTCGTGACTGCTCAAGCGACCGCCGACCATGTCCGGCACCACGGTGATATAGAACGCCGGGGCCGGCACCTGATGCAGCGGCAGTTGCACTTCCACAGCAGCGGATCGTTTGACCACCCCGCCCTGTTGCGCGCCGCTGCGGTCGATACGCTTGATGCCGTTGGGGCCGATAAAACCGATGCCGTGCAGGTTCTTGCGGATGACGCCATTCGGCCCCATCCAGCTGTGTTGCGCCGGTTGCATGGCCGCGTGCAGCGGGTGCAGGCGGTTACGCGCAATCCATTCGGCGCGCGGGTCGCGGCGGATAATGTCGCTCATCAGTGGGCCTCCGCAGGTTCACGTTTGGCCGGAGTGGCAGGCTTGCTCGGCGCGGCGTCTTCGAGCAGCGCGTCGGCCACCAGTTCGGCGATGTCCTTGATCAGCGGCCGCGGTTCGACCACGCCTTCGAGCATCGCCGTGCACTGTGGACAACCCACCGCCACCAGTTCAGCGCCGGTCTCGCGGATGTCTTCCATGCGCATGTCGGGAATCCGCTGCTTGCCCGGAATGTCGGTAATTGGCGCGCCACCGCCACCGCCGCAGCAGCGCGAACGGAAGCCGGAACGCTGCATCTCTTTCACTTCGATACCGAGCGCACGCAGCACTTCGCGCGGCGCTTCGTACTCGCCGTTGTAGCGGCCGAGGTAGCACGGATCGTGATAGGTCACGCTGTTGCCTTTGTGCTGACCGAGATTGAGCGCGCCGGCCTGAATGATTTCCGCCATGTAGGTGCTGTGATGTTGCACCAGGTAATTGCCGTCGAACGCGCCGTACTCGTTTTTCAGCACGTGGAAGCTGTGCGGATCGCAGGTGACGATGCGGTTGAAGCTGTATTTGGCCAGGGTCTGGATGTTGCGTTTGGCGAGCAACTGGAAGGTCGCTTCATCGCCCAATCGGCGGGCCACGTCGCCGCTGTCACGCTCTTCGAGACCGAGCACGGCAAAGTCGATTTTCGCCGCTTTCAACACTTTGACGAACGCGCGCAGGGTGCGTTGGTTGCGCATGTCAAAAGCACCGTCGCCGACCCAGAACAGCACATCGGTGGATTTCTTTTCGCTGAGCAGATTGAGGTTCAAGTCCGCCGCCCAGTTCATCCGTCCGCCCGGGGCGAAACCACCGGGGTTGTCGGTGGCGATCAGATTTTCGAGGACTTCGGCGCCCTTGTTCGGCGTCGCGCCTTTTTCCAGGGTCAGGTGACGGCGCATGTCGACGATGGCGTCGACGTGCTCGATCATCATCGGACATTCCTCGACGCAGGCACGGCAGGTAGTGCACGACCACAGGGTTTCGGCGTCGACCAAGCCGTTGACGATCGGTTGATGTGGATTACCGCTATGCTCGCCTACAGGTTTGCCCGGATACGGGCTGCCGGCGAACTTGGCATCGGTGCCGCCAGCGAGGCCGACGACCATGTCCTGAATCAGTTTTTTCGGGTTCAGCGGCTGGCCAGCGGCGAAGGCCGGGCACGCCGCTTCGCACTTGCCGCACTGCACGCAGGCGTCAAAACCGAGCAGTTGGTTCCAGGTGAAATCCTTGGGTTTCTCAACACCCAGCGGAGCACTCGGATCGTTCAGATCCAAAGGTTTCAAACCCGTGGAACGACCACCACCAAAACGTTCGGCGCGACGGTGCCAAGCCAAATGCAAGGCACCGGCAAAGGCGTGTTTCATCGGCCCGCCCCAGGTCATGCCGAAAAACAGTTCCGACACGCCCCACAGCACGCCAATCCCAAGAATGACTGCGAGCACCCAGCCGCCGAAGTTCTCCGGGAGGATTCCGGCCACCGGCAAGGTCAGCAGGAAGAACGACGCCGAGAACGCCAGCAGGCTTTTCGGCAGGCGCATCCACGGGCCTTTCGACAGCCGCGCCGGCGGGTTGCGCCGACGCAGGTAAACGAAGATCGCGCCGACGAACATCACTGCCGTCATCAGCAGCAAGGCGTAACCGAGGATGCGGTTATGCAGGCCGAAACCGTGGACCAACAGCGCCAGCACAATCGACGCCACCGCGCCGCCCGCCGTGGCCACGTGGGTGTTGGCGATGTATTTGTCCCGCGCCACCACGTGGTGCAAGTCGACCATATAACGCTTGGGCATGGCCAACAGGCCGCCGATCAGATCGACCTTCGAGGCCCGGCCCCGACGCCACATCGCTACCCGCCGCAACGCGCCAAGGACACCAAGGCCGATAGCTGCGAACAACAGGATTGGAAGAAGGGTGTTCAACATGGTGAAGCTCCCACCAGTACAACCTGGAGAAACACGATCCGCTTTACTGTGGGAGCGAGCCTGCTCGCGAAAGCGGTGAATCAGTCAGCTCATCTTTCACTGACAGATTGCATTCGCGAGCAGGCTCGCTCCCACAGGGTTTGGTGCAAGTCCTTAGAAATCCTTGCAGAGCCGCAGGGCGTCATAGATCGCGGCGTGGGTGTTGCGCTGCGCCACGCAGTCGCCGATGCGGAACAGCAAGTAGCCGTCGCCCGCCTCGCTCAGCGAAGGTTGCGGCTGGATCGCGAACAACGCTTCGACGTCGATCTGGCCCTTGTTGCGCGAACCCTCTTTGAGCGCGTAGTAGATTTCCTCATCCGGACGCACGCCGTTTTCCACCACCACCTGATCGACCACCCGCTCCTCTTTGGCGCCGGTGTATTCGTTCTCCAGCACCGCGACCAGTTTGTCGCCTTCGCGGTAGACCTTCTCGAGCATCATGTCGCCGGTCATGATCACTTCTTTCGGGTACATGCTGCGGTAGTAGGTCGGGAACGACGTTCCGCCGATGGCCACGCCCGGTTTGATGTCGTCGGTGACGATCTCGACCTGGCTGCCTTTGTCGGCGAGGAAGTCGGCAACCGACATCCCGGTGAACTCGCAAATGGTGTCGTAGACCAGCACGTTCTTGCCCGGCGCCACCTTGCCGTCGAGCACGTCCCAGCTGCTGACCACCAGCCCTTCGGCGGCACCCCAGTGTTCGTTCTGTTCCAGGTACGGATGCCCGCCGACCGCCAGCACCACCACGTCCGGACGCAAGTCCATGATGGTGTCGGCATCAGCTGCCGTGCCCAGGCGCAAATCGACTTTCAGCCGCGCCAGTTCCAGCTGGAACCAGCGAGTAATACCGGCGATCTGGTCACGCTGCGGCGCTTTCGAGGCAGTCGTGATCTGCCCGCCGATGAATTCCTTCTTCTCGAACAGGGTCACTTCGTGGCCACGCTCGGCCGCCACGCGGGCCGCTTCCATCCCGGCCGGGCCGGCACCGACGATGACCACTTTGCGTTTCGGCCCGGTGGATTTCTCGATGATGTGCGGCACGCCCATGTATTCACGGGACGTTGCAGCATTCTGGATGCACAACACGTCGAGGCCTTGATACTGGCGGTCGATGCAATAGTTGGCGCCGACGCACTGTTTGATCTGGTCGATCTGGCCCATCTTGATCTTGGCGATCAGGTGCGGGTCAGCGATGTGCGCGCGGGTCATGCCGACCATGTCGACGTAACCGCCTTCAAGGATGCGCGTGGCCTGGTTCGGGTCCTTGATGTTCTGTGCGTGCAGCACCGGCACCTTGACCACTTCCTTGATCCCGGCGGCCAGATGCAGGAACGGCTCCGGTGGATAACTCATGTTCGGAATCACGTTGGCCAAGGTGTTGTGGGTGTCACAACCCGAGCCGACGACGCCGATGAAGTCGAGCATGCCGGTGTCGTCGTAATACTTGGCGATCTGCTTCATGTCCTCGTGGGACAAACCGTCCGGGTGGAACTCGTCACCGCACAGACGCATGCCGACGCAGAAGTCGTCACCGACCTCGGCGCGCACGGCTTTCAGCACTTCCAGACCGAACTTCATCCGGCCTTCGAAGGTGCCGCCCCATTCGTCGGTACGCTTGTTGACGCGCGGGCTCCAGAACTGGTCGATCATGTGCTGGTGCACCGCCGACAGTTCAACGCCGTCGAGGCCACCGGCCTTGGCCCGGCGCGCAGCCTGGGCGTAGTTGCCGATCACCCGCCAGATTTCTTCCGGCTCGATGGTTTTGCAGGTCGCGCGGTGCACCGGTTCACGTATGCCCGACGGCGACATCAGGGTCGGCCAGTGGAAACCGTCCCAGCGCGAGCGCCGGCCCATGTGGGTAATCTGAATCATGATCTTGGCGCCGTGCTTGTGCATGGCGTCAGCGAGATTCTGGAA comes from Pseudomonas sp. RU47 and encodes:
- the gbcA gene encoding glycine-betaine demethylase subunit GbcA — encoded protein: MDVTAKISLGDPLEPARKATAQMLQERERTFSLPQPFYSDERLFDIDMQEIFQKEWLIAGMTCEIPAKGNYLTLQIGKNPIIVIRGAEGVVHAFHNVCRHRGSRLCTSEKGKVAKLVCHYHQWTYELDGRLLFAGTEMGADFDMKQYGLKPVNVKTAGGYIFISLAENPPAIDDFLSTLNHYMEPYDMENTKVAIQTTLFEKANWKLVLENNRECYHCNASHPELLKTLLEWDDVTDPRADQAFKDHVAASAAAWEAEKIPYAHASFGLRNRIVRMPLLKGTVSMTLDGKQGCAKLMGRIKNPDLGSMRILHLPHSWNHCMGDHIIVFTVWPISAQETMVTTKWIVHKDAVEGVDYDVDRMRQVWDATNDQDRRLAEENQRGINSTAYQPGPYSKTYEFGVVNFVDWYSERLLNNLGAEPAPYLKGVPVQG
- a CDS encoding GNAT family N-acetyltransferase, producing MTVEFRPARRTDARDIARLFQISSEGASDYIWSQLAEPGETLLDVGERRYARDDVDFSWQNCLIAEAEGCVVGMMHSYVMREDPDPTPPTDPVLAPYADMEVADTLYISSLALHEGWRNQGLGVQFLQHAQARADQLTLKGLSLIDYAANTGARRFYERHGFGIVKTCQVVPHPMIRVTGEAYLMHRA
- the etfB gene encoding electron transfer flavoprotein subunit beta — protein: MNTKVISLVSIGAHPTSGRPRRADQDARAVELGLQLAGDNLQVLHAGDVAEPALRAYLGMGLELMHVLEQPAGADALPALTAYLRDAGAQVVLTGSQAETGEGSGMLPFLLAEGLGWPLVVGLAQVESINDGSALVLQALPRGQRRRLKVKLPFLATVDNAAPKPRQSAYGPARRGVLEADDVEVVDDELLAVATLQPAKPRPKRLKVIKAKSGADRMKAATAKASGGGGQVLKGVTPQAGAEAILKLLIEEGVVR
- the etfA gene encoding electron transfer flavoprotein subunit alpha; this translates as MSDIIRRDPRAEWIARNRLHPLHAAMQPAQHSWMGPNGVIRKNLHGIGFIGPNGIKRIDRSGAQQGGVVKRSAAVEVQLPLHQVPAPAFYITVVPDMVGGRLSSHDRDLFGLAHQLAGQDGAVLAVVFGEHKENAFATAGVDRLLVLEGEEFSGYAPEQRVQGLRAVDNQFNPRHWLLPDSRSGGGELGRRFAAALGERPATRVWQVKDQECIGRAGAGLQDLARPVARLILAAAECAEPVSETRHEALPVELSTSVARSLSRIEDLGAVAVDPAAIPMAEAEFIFSGGNGVKDWALFHETAAALGATEGASRVAVDDGFMARDRQVGASGTWVTARVYVAVGISGAIQHLQGIGACDKVVAINLDPGCDMIKRADLSVIGESVEILQALIEAVAAYRNEAKRDAA
- the dgcB gene encoding dimethylglycine demethylation protein DgcB is translated as MLNTLLPILLFAAIGLGVLGALRRVAMWRRGRASKVDLIGGLLAMPKRYMVDLHHVVARDKYIANTHVATAGGAVASIVLALLVHGFGLHNRILGYALLLMTAVMFVGAIFVYLRRRNPPARLSKGPWMRLPKSLLAFSASFFLLTLPVAGILPENFGGWVLAVILGIGVLWGVSELFFGMTWGGPMKHAFAGALHLAWHRRAERFGGGRSTGLKPLDLNDPSAPLGVEKPKDFTWNQLLGFDACVQCGKCEAACPAFAAGQPLNPKKLIQDMVVGLAGGTDAKFAGSPYPGKPVGEHSGNPHQPIVNGLVDAETLWSCTTCRACVEECPMMIEHVDAIVDMRRHLTLEKGATPNKGAEVLENLIATDNPGGFAPGGRMNWAADLNLNLLSEKKSTDVLFWVGDGAFDMRNQRTLRAFVKVLKAAKIDFAVLGLEERDSGDVARRLGDEATFQLLAKRNIQTLAKYSFNRIVTCDPHSFHVLKNEYGAFDGNYLVQHHSTYMAEIIQAGALNLGQHKGNSVTYHDPCYLGRYNGEYEAPREVLRALGIEVKEMQRSGFRSRCCGGGGGAPITDIPGKQRIPDMRMEDIRETGAELVAVGCPQCTAMLEGVVEPRPLIKDIAELVADALLEDAAPSKPATPAKREPAEAH
- the dgcA gene encoding dimethylglycine demethylation protein DgcA, translating into MAFEAMFQPIQIGKLTIRNRVLSTAHAEVYATDGGMTTERYVKYYEEKAKGGIGLAICGGSSVVAIDSPQQWWSSVNLSTDRIIPHFQNLADAMHKHGAKIMIQITHMGRRSRWDGFHWPTLMSPSGIREPVHRATCKTIEPEEIWRVIGNYAQAARRAKAGGLDGVELSAVHQHMIDQFWSPRVNKRTDEWGGTFEGRMKFGLEVLKAVRAEVGDDFCVGMRLCGDEFHPDGLSHEDMKQIAKYYDDTGMLDFIGVVGSGCDTHNTLANVIPNMSYPPEPFLHLAAGIKEVVKVPVLHAQNIKDPNQATRILEGGYVDMVGMTRAHIADPHLIAKIKMGQIDQIKQCVGANYCIDRQYQGLDVLCIQNAATSREYMGVPHIIEKSTGPKRKVVIVGAGPAGMEAARVAAERGHEVTLFEKKEFIGGQITTASKAPQRDQIAGITRWFQLELARLKVDLRLGTAADADTIMDLRPDVVVLAVGGHPYLEQNEHWGAAEGLVVSSWDVLDGKVAPGKNVLVYDTICEFTGMSVADFLADKGSQVEIVTDDIKPGVAIGGTSFPTYYRSMYPKEVIMTGDMMLEKVYREGDKLVAVLENEYTGAKEERVVDQVVVENGVRPDEEIYYALKEGSRNKGQIDVEALFAIQPQPSLSEAGDGYLLFRIGDCVAQRNTHAAIYDALRLCKDF